The Bradysia coprophila strain Holo2 chromosome II, BU_Bcop_v1, whole genome shotgun sequence genome has a segment encoding these proteins:
- the LOC119067092 gene encoding dehydrodolichyl diphosphate synthase complex subunit DHDDS-like: protein MSWLCESNLNWLQRFSVRLMQCGPIPKHIAFIMDGNRRFATKNNLKSKTEGHAKGFDKLVEILQWCLDIGVKEVTAYAFSIENFKRNKEEVDTLMKMAKEKFQKLVDDENKLNERGICVRIVGNLTLLPIDLQSIMAKVMLMTRNNDRAVWNIAFAYTSRDEMTESVRTIVNGVQQLELNVDDINDNLFRSCMYMSKTPDPDLIVRTSGETRLSDFLMYQCSTSIIYCSDTLWPELGIWQLLIVIFYYQQHKLGMVKARQCLDSYADKFTTTDEHARHQMESFVNRNEIRKMQHLEGLTKVDHKRRTNVRSSGFKK from the exons ATGTCTTGGTTGTGTGAAAGTAATTTGAATTGGTTACAACGGTTTTCCGTTCGCTTGATGCAATGCGGTCCGATACCGAAACACATCGCCTTTATTATGGACGGTAATCGGCGTTTTgcaaccaaaaataatttaaaatccaAAACCGAAGGACATGCGAAAGGATTCGACAAATTGGTGGAAATTTTGCAATGGTGTTTGGATATCGGTGTAAAAGAAGTGACCGCGTACGCCTTTAgtatcgaaaattttaaacgCAATAAAGAGGAAGTGGatactttgatgaaaatggcaaaggaaaaatttcagaaattagtCGACGACGAGAACAAATTAAACGAGCGAGGCATATGCGTTCGGATTGTAGGAAATCTGACGCTGTTACCGATCGACTTACAGTCCATAATGGCAAAAGTAATGCTAATGACTCGAAACAATGATCGGGCTGTATGGAACATTGCATTCGCTTACACATCACGTGACGAAATGACTGAATCGGTACGCACAATAGTCAATGGTGTGCAGCAATTAGAACTGAATGTGGATGATATAAACGATAATTTGTTTAGGAGCTGTATGTACATGAGCAAAACACCAGATCCTGATCTGATAGTTCGAACGTCTGGTGAAACACGTCTGTCCGATTTTCTGATGTATCAG TGCTCGACGTCTATCATCTACTGCAGTGACACACTCTGGCCTGAATTAGGGATATGGCAACTTTTGAtcgtaattttttattatcagCAACACAAACTGGGAATGGTGAAGGCAAGACAGTGTCTAGACAGTTATGCTGACAAGTTTACGACGACTGATGAGCACGCCAGACACCAAATGGAATCATTCGTAAACAGAAACGAAATACGTAAAATGCAGCATTTGGAAGGCTTAACCAAAGTCGACCACAAACGGCGAACCAATGTTCGAAGCAGTGGTTTCAAGAAGTAG